A genomic stretch from Deinococcus roseus includes:
- a CDS encoding anthrone oxygenase family protein, translating to MNWGPVLVALAVSIAAVGGVFLAFSAVVMPALAHLPAVEAVKAMQQINLTVLRSVFLGLLMGTAFIALLLVFFCWKVPLVLGSAVLYLLGMFLVTVLLNVPLNEQLATLKAGSADLPTQWQHYLLNWNRWNHVRTVASLVSSLGFFMGARSLA from the coding sequence ATGAACTGGGGACCCGTGCTGGTGGCCCTGGCAGTGAGCATTGCTGCCGTGGGCGGAGTGTTTCTGGCCTTCTCTGCTGTGGTGATGCCTGCCCTGGCCCACCTGCCTGCAGTGGAAGCCGTCAAAGCGATGCAACAGATCAACCTCACCGTGCTCAGATCGGTGTTCCTGGGTTTGCTGATGGGAACCGCCTTCATTGCCCTGCTGCTGGTCTTTTTTTGCTGGAAGGTTCCCCTGGTGCTGGGCAGTGCGGTGCTGTACCTGCTGGGCATGTTTCTGGTCACGGTGCTGCTGAATGTGCCGCTCAATGAGCAACTGGCCACCTTGAAGGCAGGAAGCGCCGACCTGCCCACCCAGTGGCAGCATTACCTGCTGAACTGGAACAGGTGGAATCATGTGCGCACCGTGGCATCGCTGGTGTCCAGCCTGGGATTCTTTATGGGGGCCAGAAGCCTGGCATGA